The Rhodanobacteraceae bacterium genomic sequence CGCGGCGAACGGATGGCCGGTCGCGAGGCTCGATCCGTTGACGTTGATCTTCGCGGGATCGATCGAACCCAGCGGCGCGTCCAGCCCCAGCCGGTTGCGGCAGTAATCCGCCGATTCCCACGCGCGCAATTGACACAACACCTGCGCGGCGAAGGCTTCGTGGATTTCGTAGAACTCGAAATCCTGCAATTTCAATCCCGCGCGCCGCAGCATGCGCGGCACCGCGACGGTCGGCGCCATCAGCAGCCCTTCGCCATGCACGTAATCGACGCCCGCAACTTCGGCGTCGGTGAGGTACGCCAGTACCGGCAGCTTGCGCGCGTGCGCCCAATCCTCGCTTGCCAGCAGCACCGCGGCCGCGCCGTCCGACAGCGCGGATGAATTGCCGGCGGTCAGCGTGCCCTTGCCCGAGGTGCGGTCGAACGCGGGTTTCAGCGCGGCGAGTTTTTCCAGCGTGGTGTCGGGGCGCAGCAGGTTGTCGCGTTGCACGTTGCGGAACGGAATCACCAGATCCTCGAAGAATCCGGCGTCGTACGCGGCCGCGAGCTTGCGATGGCTCTCCAGCGCCCACTGGTCCTGTTCGGCGCGGCCGATCTTCCATTCGCGCGCCATCTTCTCGCAGTGCTGGCCCATCGACAGCCCGGTGCGCGGCTCGACCACGCCCGGCACCTGCGGCTTCAGTTCGCGCAGACGGAAGCCGCGCGTCGCCGCGCGCAGTTTCTGACCGAAGGTTCTTGCGCGGTTCAAATCCAGCAAGCGCTGCTGCAGGCGATTCGAATACGTCAGCGGCACCTGGCTCGTGGTGTCCGAACCGCCGCCGATGCCGGCTTCGATCTGGCCGGTCGCGATCTTCTGCGCAATCAGGATCGTGTTGTCGAGCGAGGTGCCGCAGGCGCGCGCGGTGGTGAACCCCGGCGTGGTCATCGCGAGCCCGGACGATTGCAGCGCCTCGCGCGCGAGGTTCCAGTCGGCCGGATGCTTCATTACCGCGCCGAACGCGACCTCGCCGAGTTCGACGCCGTGCAGGCCGAACCTCTCCACCAGCGCGCCCAGCACTTCCACCGACATCCCGAAGTTGCCGAGGTCGGCGTACGCAGTGTCGCGCTTGCAGAACGGGATGCGCACGCCGCCCACGACGGCGACGCGGCGGGTTTGGGGGATCATGGTGAACTCTCGCGGCGCTTCGCGGCAATTATGTCGTCATTCCGGGCGCCGCGCAGCGACGACCCGGAATCGGTCCATGGCTCGTCCCGCGCTGTGGCACCGATTCCGGGTTCCCTCGCCGGCGACGCCGTCGAGGGCCCCGGAATGACAATGCGGATGATGGGTTTCAGGTGAAATCGGTGAACCCGCGCCGCAGCATCCTGTACGGTTCTTCTTCCATGCCCAGCGAAGCATACGTCCGCTGTGCACGCGCATTGTCGCGCTCGACATACAACCGCAACCCGACCGCGCCGGCCGCAAGCGCGCGGCGCTCGACTTCGGCGTACAGCGCGCGAAATACGCCGTGACGCCGGTGCGGCGGCGTCACGTACACGCTCTGGAACCACCACCAGTCGCCGTTGCGCCAGTCGCTCCATTCGTAGGTGACCAGCAGACAGCCCGCCGGTTCGCCATCGCATTCGGCCACGAGATAGAACCCGCGCCGCGGATCGTCGAACACCGTGCGTGTGCCGCGCGTCAGGACATCGCGATCGAGCGTCTTGTGCTCGGTCTCACGGGCCATCGCGGCGTTGCACTCGACAAGGAAGGGAATGTCTTCTTGTTTGGCGGTACGGATGATGATCGACATGGGATGCGGGATTGGGGGATTTGCGGGCTTGGGGATCGAGTGACGGGAGTCGGAGACGTGACGAGTGTTACCGTTTTTTCGAGCCCCCCGTCTCCCGCCGCCCGCTCCGGCTTTTCCTGGAACTGCCCAGCTTGCGCGTCAGGGTGTTGCGCCCGAGGCCCAGCGCCTTCGCGGCATTCTGGCGGTGCCCGGCGTGCGCGGCCAGTGCGGCGTCCAGCAGCACGCGGTCGAAGCGTTCGCGCGCCTGCGCGTGCAGGTCGGTCGCGCCGTCGGCCAGTTGCGCATCGGCCCAATCGCGCAACGCCGATTCCCACGGCAACGTCGACCCGGCCCTCGCCTGTGCCGCGTGCGTTCCGGCTTCATCGAGATCCTCGCGCCGGATGCTGGTTCCCGCCGCGATCACCGCGAGTCGGCGGCACAGGTTTTCCAGTTGCCGCACGTTGCCGGGAAAATCCATTTTCGCCAGCGCGTGCAACGCCGTCTGGGTGAAATGCTTTTCGGGCAACTTCAGTTCGCGCGCGGCGACCGCGAGAAACCGTTTCGCCAGCAACGGAATGTCGGAGCGCCGTTCGCGCAACGCGGGCAGGTGGATGCGCACCACGTCGAGGCGGTGCAGCAGGTCGGCGCGGAATTCGCCGCGCGCGACCTTCTCCTCCAGATCCTGGTGCGTGGCCGCGATCACCCGCACGTTGCTGCGGATCAGCTCGCGTCCGCCCACGCGATAGAACTCGCCGCCCGCCAGCACGCGCAGCAGGCGCGTCTGCAACGCCAGCGGCATGTCGCCGATCTCGTCGAGGAACAGCGTGCCGCCTTCGGCCTGCTCGAAACGTCCGGTGGTGCGCCGTTGCGCGCCGGTGAACGCGCCGGCCTCGTGGCCGAACAATTCCGACTCCAGCAATTCCGCCGGGATCGCCGCGGTGTTGAGCGCAACGAACGGCCGCGCGCGGCGCGCGCTTTCCTCGTGCAGCGCGCGTGCGACCAGTTCCTTGCCGGTGCCGGTTTCGCCGGTGACCAGCACGTTCAAATCGCTCGCGGCGACGCGGCCGATCAGCCGGAACACTTCGCGCATCGGCGCGCTTTCGCCCAGCAGCGCGTGGCGTGATGCTTCGTCGGGCGGCGCCGGCGGGGGCGATTCGGTTTCAGCCAGCGCGCGCCGCACCGCCGCCAACGCCTGATCGAGGTCGAACGGCTTGGCCAGGTAATCCGCCGCGCCCTCGCGGTACGCCGCCGCGGTGGTGGCGACGTCGGTGAATGCGCTCATCACGATCACCGGCAGGCGCGGATGCGTGGCCTTGGCCTCACGCAACAGCGCCAGTCCGTCCGTGCCCGGCAGCCGTACGTCGCACACCAGCAGTTGTGGCGCCGCGCCGCGCAAGGCGCGTTGCGCGCTTTCGGCGTCGGCGAATTCGGTGACGGCGTGGCCGGCGTCGCGCAGCGCCGTCGCCAACACGAAGCGCACCGCGCGGTCGTCATCGACGATCCAGATCCCGTTCATGGCGTTGCCTCCGTTGCGCGCGGATGCCGCGGCAGCCGCAGCACGAAGCGCGAACCCGCCTCGCGCGGTTGGTACGTCAATTCGCCGCCGTGTTCGCGCGCGATTTCACGCGCCAGCGCAAGGCCGAGGCCCGTGCCATCGGGGCGGCCCGACACCATCGGTTCGAACAACGATGCCGCGATCGCATCGGGCACACCGTTGCCGTCGTCCTCGACCTCGATGCGCAGCGCCGGCACGCGCTGGCCGCGTGCATCCCGCCAACCGGCTTCGGCACGGCTGCGCAGCACCACGCGCTGCGCGTGGGCTTCGACCGCGTTGCGCACCAGGTTCAACACCGCTTGCAGCAGGCGGTCGGGATCGCCGTGCCAGGCCGGCAGGCTGGGATCGTAATCGCGCACGATGGCGATATCCGCGTGCTCGGCCTTCAACAATTCCGCGGCGCGCTCCAGCGGTGCGTGCACGTTCACCGCGCGCGTCGCCATTGCGCCCCGCGCGCCCAGCAGGCGCTCGGCCAGTGCCGCGAGCCGCGCCGATTCGTCGCGGATCAGTTGCGCGAGCTGGCGTTGCCGTGCATCGCCCGCGCCCTGCTCCAGCAACTGCGCCGCGCCGGAAATCGCCGCCAGCGGATTGCGCACCTCGTGCGCGAAGCCGCGCAACGATTCCGACACGCGGGTGGTGCTCGCTTCGGGCGTCGCCGGATGCACTTCCACCAGCACGCCGGTCGCGACCGGCGTGAAAGTGACATCCAGCCGCGCCTCGTGGCCCGGCGCCGCGGACACCCTCGCGTCGCGCAAGGTCAATGCATCCGCGTCGCTCCGCGCGCGCAGGGCCGACGCGTGCAGGCGTTCGCCGTCCGGGCCCATGGTCGCGAGCGTGTTGCCCAGCAGGCGCGAGGCGGCGAAACCGGAACGCTCGGCGAACGCCGGATTGGCATACGCCACGCGCAAGTCCGCATCCAGCATCGCCACGCCGGTGGCGAGTTGCCCGAGCAGGTCGATCTCTGTATTGGTGCGGAGCATCGCACCAATCTAGTGCAAGCCGACGCGCCCGGCAATCAGCGCGCGACGCGGAAGGTCAAATTGAACCGCCGTGCGCCCGTCAGCGGATGCTCGCTATCCTTGACCGGCAGCACGCCGTGGTAGCGCATCCGCGACGGACCACCCCATACCACCACGTCGCCGTGCTCGAGCGGAATGCGTCGCTGTGGCTCCCTGCGCGCGAGTCCGCCGAACAGGAAGGTCGCCGGCAACCCCAGCGACACCGACACGATCGGCGCGCGGCGGTCGCGTTCGTCGTGGTCCTGGTGCAGGGTCAGACGCGTGCCGACTTCGTAGCGGTTGATCAGGCACACGTCCGGTGCGTAGTCGTCGAAACCGGCTTCACGCGCCGCATTGCGCGCGAGTTGCACGAACAAGCCGGACATTTTTGGCCACGGCCTGCCGGTTTCGGGGTCTGTTTCCGTATAGCGATACCCGCGTCGATCACTGAACCAACCCACCGCGCCGCAATTGGTCATCGCCACCGACATCGTCTGACCTCCCGGTGTGACGAGATGCCGGAACGGTGATGCTTTCGAGATGCGTTCGATCTCCGCCAGCAAGGGTTCCGCGGTTTCCAGTGCAAACCCGTGCAACACCCATGCGCCGGGCGCGAGTTCCTCGCGCATGTCCGGTGGCGACGGGAAATCGAACAGTGGCAGGGTGGAAGACACGAGGTAGGCACAGATCTCGCTGGCATCCAATTATGGCGCGTCGGACCGTCCGGCGATGCCGACGAAGTCAGAGCAGGCGCTGCCAGTAGCCGACGTCGATCCAGCGGCCGAACTTGATGCCGTTTTCGCGGAAATGCGCGACTTTCGTGAAGCCGAATTTCTCGTGCAAGGCAACGCTGGCCGCATTCGGCAGAGCAATGCCGGCGATCGCGCAATGTGCGTCGCGCCCCCGGAGCATGTCAAACAACGACGCATACAGCGCCGAGCCTGCACCGCGCCCGACCCGTGCCGGATCGAGGTAGACGGTGCTCTCCACCGTATGGCGATAGCCGCTGCGCGGTTTCCACTGGCTCGCGTAGGCATAGCCGATGACGGCGTCGTGTTCTTGCGCGACCAGCCACGGCCATGCCGCCGTGGTCGCGTCGATGCGACGCGACATTTCCTCGACGCTCAACGGCGATTCTTCGAACGTGGCATCACTCGTCGTGATGTAGTGGTTGTAGATCGCGCAGATCGCCGGTGCATCCGCGCTCGTTGCGATGCGAATCATCCGAACCCTCACCCCTGCCCCTCTCCCGAAGGGAGAGGGGTTCAGAGCACGTCAGATGGAGTAGTACATCTGATATTCGAGCGGGTGTGTCGATGCGCGATAGGCGGTGACTTCCTTCATCTTCACGCCGATGTAGGCGTCGATGAAGTCGTCGTTCATCACGCCGCCGGCCTTCAGGAAGTCGCGGTCGCGGTCCAGCGCTTCCAGCGCCATGTCGAGCGAGGAACACACCTGCGGGATGTTGCGTTCCTCTTCCGGCGGCAGGTCGTACAAGTCCTTGTCCATCGGCGCGCCGGGGTCGGTCTTGTTCAAAATGCCGTCGAGGCCGGCCATCATCAGCGCGGTGAAGGTCAGGTAACCCGAGTTCATCGGATCGGGGAAGCGCACTTCGATGCGGCGGCCCTTCGGGTTCGACACGTACGGGATGCGGCACGACGCCGAGCGGTTGCGCGCGGAATACGCCAGCATCACCGGCGCCTCGAAGCCCGGCACCAGGCGCTTGTAGGAATTGGTGGTCGAGTTGGCGAACGCGTTGATCGCGCGCGCGTGCTTGAAGATGCCGCCGATGTACCACAGCGCGAGTTGCGACAGGCCGCCGTACAGTTCGCCCGCGAACAGGTTCTTGCCGTCCTTCGACAACGACTGGTGCACGTGCATGCCGGATCCGTTGTCGCCCACCACGGGTTTCGCCATGAAGGTGACGGTCTTGCCCGCAGCGTGCGCGACGTTGCGGAGCACGTACTTCATGGTCTGCAGGTCGTCGGCCTTGTGCAGCAGCGTGTTGAACTTCACGCCGATCTCGCACTGGCCGGCATTGGCGACTTCGTGGTGGTGCACCTCGACGACCTGGCCCAGCGATTCCAGCACCTTGCACATCTCCGCGCGCAGGTCGTGCAGCGAATCGACCGGCGGCACCGGGAAATAGCCGCCCTTCACGCCGGGACGGTGGCCGTGGTTGCCTTCCTCGTACTTGTAGCGCGAGGCCCACGCGGCTTCGTCGGAGCCGATCTCGTAGAACACGCGGCCCATGTCGTTTTGCCAGCGCACCGAGTCGAAGATGAAGAATTCCGGTTCCGGCCCGAAGAATGCGGTGTCGGCGACGCCGGTGGATTTCAGATACGCCTCGGCGCGACGCGCGATCGAGCGCGGGTCGCGTCCGTAGGCCTGCATCGTGGACGGTTCCAGCACGTCGCACACGATGTTCAACTGCTTGTGCGCGGCGAACGGATCGATGAACGCGGTCGCGGGATCCGGCATCAGGATCATGTCCGATTCGTTGATGCCCTTCCAGCCGGTGATCGAGGAGCCGTCGAACATCTTGCCGTCCTCGAAGGTGTCGGCGTCGATCGCATGCGCGGGGAAGGACACGTGGTGCTCGACGCCGCGCATGTCGGCGAAGCGCAGGTCGATGAATTCGACATTTTCGGATTTGATGGTTGCGAGGACTTTGTCGGCGGTCATGGGGAGCTCGATGGGTGGGTAGATGATGGGGGTGAGCAAACACTGTGCCAGTTAACGGGGCTTGCCCATTCAATGACTTGGATTGGAATGACGATCGGGTTGCACCAAGATACAGCAAGACTTGCACTCGAATGGCGATAGTGGAGAAGGGCGATCATCCCAGCTTCGCGCCCAATGGCACCGGCTTGTCCGGCACGCACAGGGCGACATCACCGTTCGCGTCGTAAAAACCGGTGACGAGGCATTCGCTCATCAGCGGGCCGATCTGTTTCTTCGGGAAATTGACGACGCCGACGACCAGCTTGCCGATCAGTTCTTCCGGAGCGTACAACCTCGTGATCTGCGCGCTGGATTTCCTCACGCCGATTTCCTCACCGAAATCGACCTGCAACACGTAGGCAGGTTTGCGCGCTTCGGCGAACACGCGCGCGTCGATGATGCGTCCGACGCGCAACTCGACCTTGGCGAAGTCGTCCCAAGTGATCGTTTCCATCGCGTGCCTCCGAAAGCCGTGCATACTAACCGCCCATGCACAGCGACGACGACACGCAGGCCACGGCACGCCGGAACGCATGGCTGGATGAATGGCCGCTGCCTGTCGCGTTGGCGATCCTGATCGCCGGCTGGTCGAGCAAGTACGCACTGGCGGCGAACGGCGTTTCCAATCTCGCGGTCGGCATTGCGTTCGTCGCGTTCTTCGTCGGCGCGCTGCTGGCCGCGATCCTGGCCACCCGCCACGCCGAACACCTGGCCGAACGTTTCGGCGAACCATATGGAACCTTGATGCTGACCTTGTCCGCGATCTCGCTGGAGATCGCGACTGTCGTCACCGTGATGCTGCACAACGCCGACAACCCCGCGTTCGGGCGCGACACCATGTTCTCGGTGGTGATGATCGTGCTGAACGGCATCATCGGCACCGCGCTGCTGGTGGGCGGCCTGCGTCATCACGAGCAGACCTACAACCTGCGCGGCGCCAAGGCATACCTGAGCCTGCTGATTCCGCTGGCGACGCTGGCGCTGATCTGGCCCGACTTCACCGTCACCTCCGGCGTCGGCACGCTGTCGCTGGTGCAGAAACTGTTCCTGCTGGTGATGTCGCTGCTGCTGTACGCGGCCTTCATGGTGATCCAGACGCGCACCCACATCAGTTTCTTCGTCGCCGAAGGCGAAGCGATGGACGAGTCGATGGGAATGGCGCCCGCGCATCCGGAGTCGCAGCCCGGCGGGGCGTATCACGCCGTGCTGCTGGTCGCCTATCTGGTGCTGGTGGTGCTGCTGGCCAAACTGTTCGCGCTGCCGCTGGACACCGCCGTGGCGCGGCTGGGCATGCCGGCCGCGCTGGCCGGGTTCGCGGTGGCGGTGCTGGTGCTGGCGCCCGAGGGCATTGCCGCGATCCGCGCTGCGCGCGCCAACCAGATGCAGCGCGCGATGAACATCGGCCTCGGCACCGCGTTGTCCACGATCGCGCTGACCGTGCCGGCGATCCTGCTGGTCGATTTGTTTCTTGGCCGCACCGCGGTGCTGGGGTTGAGTGCCGCCAACATGATGATGCTGGTGCTGACCTTCTTCGTGTCGATCCTGACGCTGGGCAGTGGGCGCACCAACGCGATGCAGGGGCTGGTGCACCTGTTGTTGTTCCTGGCTTACGTGGTGCTGATCTTCTCTCCATGATGCGCGGCGTTTATATCGCACGGAGTTTCCGATGCTGACCCTGTGGCTGAAAGCCTTCCACGTGATCGGCGTGGTGACCTGGTTCGCGGGATTGTTCTACCTGCCGCGGCTGTTCGTGTACCACGCGGAAGCCGCCGAGTCCGCGGTTCGCGATCGGCTGAAAGTGATGGAACGCCGCCTGCTGGTGATGACCCACATCGGCGGCGCGCTTGCGATTGCGTTCGGCATCGCCACGCTCGTGGTGGAGCCGTTCTACCTGCACGCCGGCTGGTTGCACGTGAAGCTGGCGCTGGTATTGCTGCTGGTGGTCTATCACGCGATGCTGGTAAAACTCACCCGCGGCTTCGCGCATGACGGATGCCACTGGTCGTCGCGCAAACTGCGCTGGTTCAATGAAGTCCCGAGCATGCTGTTGCTGGCGATCGTGATCCTGGCGGTGGTCAAGCCTTTTTGACGTTGGCGCTGCGACCGGAGCCACATCCGGACCCGATATGGCATTGGTATAGTGCGCGCAACAGGGGAGTCATCCTGAATGGCTACGCAGTTGTTCGAGCAGAACTCCGAAGCGGAATTGCAGGCATCGTTCCGCCGGCACCTGCCGCAGCGCCTGCGGACTCTGCTGCGGCGTGCGCGCGCGCAGTGCCGCACGGGCTGGGATTGCAACGTACTGCGCTCGCTGCACGACGAGATCGGGCAGCTTGCGGGCGCCTGCGGCCGCTACGGGATGCTGGAGACCGGCGAACGCCTGCTGGCGCTGGAATCGGCGCTGGCCCCTGCGGTCGCGGCGCGTGAAGTTCCGGATGCTGCGACTTCTTCCGAAATCGATTCCCTGCTGGACAGCCTGCGTCCGCACCTGCAGCAGGCATCGCCCGGCCCCGGCCTGCCGGCATGGATGCAGGAGCCGCCGCCCAGCGCGGCGCGCGCGCCGTTTCCGCGCTGCGAAATGCCGCCGGGCGGCTATTGGCTGCAACTGGGCATCGTCGATGCCGACGGCGCCATCGAAACGGCCGCGGCCGCCAACGAGGCCGGGGCGCCGCAGCCCGAGCCGCCGGCCTTGCCCGAACATCCACGCGGCCCGCGCGTGCGCATCGTCAACGACGACGATCCGCTGGTGAACGAACTGTTGCTGCGGCTCGACCAGCAGGGCTGCGACGTCGCGCTGGTCGATCGGCTGGACGGCCTGCTCGAACAATTGCGCGCCGCGCCGCCGGACCTGGCCATCGTGATCGCGGACGGGCACACCGCCCTGGAACAACTCACCACCGCGTTGCGCGAGGCGCGGCGCGATCCGGCGCATCGCGTGCGCCTGCTGGTGCTGCTGCGCGAATCGGACGTCGAGCTCCGCCTGCGTGCGTTGCGCGCCGGCGCCGACCGCTGCATCGCATTGCCGGCGACGTCGAGCGAAGCCGTCGGCGCGGCGCTGGAACTTGCGATCGTGGATGAGGAAAGCCCGTACCGCATCCTGATCGTGGACGACGACGCGCCCCAGGCGCTGTTCGCGCAGGCGATCCTGCGGCGTGCGGGCATGGAAACCCGGGTGATGGGCGAGTCGCTGCCGGTGCTCGAAGAACTGGACCGCTTCCAGCCCGACCTGTTGCTGCTCGACCTCAACATGCCCGATTGCGACGGCTTCGAATTGACCGCGCTGATCCGCGAGCGGGAGGGCTACGTCAACACGCCGATCGTGTTCCTGTCCGGCGACCAGGACGAGGACCGCCAGTTCGCGGCGCTGGATTCCGGCGGCGACGATTTCCTGATGAAGCCGATCCGGCCGACCCATCTGGTCGCCGCGGTCACCAACCGGGTCCGGCGCGCACGCGCGGCCGCCTCGCGCACCCGGCGCAGGCGCCGCCGCGACGCAGCCACCGGCCTGCACGAACGTGCGCAATTGCTGGATGCATTGTCCGAGCACCTCGCCGCCAGCGGAGGCTACACGGCGCAAGGCGGCTTGCTGGCGGTGGAGCTGGAGGGCGCGGCCGGACTGTGCGAACGGATCGGGTTGAGCGCCTTCGACCAGGTGCTCGGCCAGCTGGGTGATTTCCTGCTCCGGCGCGTGCGCGCCGGCAACATGACCGCGCGCCACGGCCAGGCCGGTTTCCTGATCTTCTCGCCGCTGCGCGGCGAAAAGGAATTGCTGGCGCTGGCCCGCGAAATCGTCGCCGCAGTCGACGACGAACGCTTCGGCGCGCAGGCCCTGGCGGTGCGGCTGGATTGTGCGGTGTGCGCCTTCGATGCCGCGACCAGCGAATCGGCGGCGGCGTTGGCGGCGGTCGAGCGTACGCTCGGCGCGGCGCGCGCGCAGCCCGACCGGATCGCGGTGCATTCCGCGCTCGCGCCGGACCCGAACGCACTCGCGCAACGGATTTCGGCGGCGCTCGCGCACGGCTCCTTCGATCTCGCCTTCCAGCCCGTGATCCCGATCCGCGGCGCGGCGGGTCCGCAGTACCAGGCGCTGTTGCGGCTGGACCACGGCGAGCGGGAACTGACGGCGGCCGAACTGGTGCCCGCGGCGCAGCGCGCGGGCTACATCGCCGCGGTGGATGCCTGGGTGGTGGGACGCTGCGTCGGCATCCTCGCGCAGCGCCAGCGCGAAGGCGACCCCGTTTGCCTGTTCGTGAGCCAGTCGTTGCAGGGCTGGGACGACCCGGAACGGCGCGCACAACTGCCGGCGCGTCTCGCCGCAGCAGGTGCCGATCCCGAAGCGCTGGTGCTGGAGTTCCGCTGCGAGGAAGCCCGCAACGGCTTGCGCGGGCTGGTCGAGCTCGCGCCCGTGCTGAAGCAGGCCGGCGTGCGGCTGTCGCTGGCGGGCGTCGACGCCGATGCCGTCGCGGCGGGCTGGATCGAGCACCTGCCGCTGGATTTCGTCAAGCTCGCTCCCGATCTCGCCGATGCGGAACTCGACGGCGTGGTGCGCAGCGCGCATTCGCACAACCTGCGCGTGATCGCGCCGCGCGTCGAGACCTTGACGCGCGCCGAACAATTGCGCGCGGCCAGCGTCGACCTGTTGCAGGGCAACCATTTCCGGGCGCCGGCTGCCGCGCTGGACCATTCGTTTCCGGGGAGCGGGGCTTGAGCGTGGTGACTTCGCGCGCCAGCGTGCGGGTGCCCTGGCCACGCCTGCTCGCGAGCGTGGCGCTGGTGCTGGCCGGCGCGACCGCTGCATGGTGGCTGGCCTTGCCGCAAACCATCGCGTTGTGGGTGTTGCTGGCGATCGCGCTTGCGCTGTTGTGGCTGGGTGACCGTCAGGCCGCGTCGGAACGCGTGGCGCCCGCGCCGCTGGCGCCCGATCCGGTGGACGTGGCGATGCGCACCCGGCTGGCTTCGGCGCAATCGGAACTGGCTTCGTTGCGCGGCGTGCAGCGCGAACTGCTGGCCGCCAAGCAGGCGGCGGAAGCGGCGATGCTGGCCAAGAGCGAATTTCTCGCCAGCATGAGCCACGAGATCCGCACGCCCCTGAACGGCATCCTGCCGCTGCTCGACATCGTGCTGGGCACCGATCTTTCGCCCACCCAGCGCGAATACCTCATCACCGCCAACGCTTCGGCCAAGGAGCTGCTGCGGATCGTCGACGACATCCTCGACTATTCCAAGGCCGAGGCCGGCAAGCTCGACCTCGAATCGGTCAGCATCAACATCCGGGATCTGGTCGAGAGCGTGAAACGGCTGCTGGAAAAGCCCGCCGAAGCCAAGGGTCTCGCGATGC encodes the following:
- a CDS encoding nitrogen regulation protein NR(I), with translation MNGIWIVDDDRAVRFVLATALRDAGHAVTEFADAESAQRALRGAAPQLLVCDVRLPGTDGLALLREAKATHPRLPVIVMSAFTDVATTAAAYREGAADYLAKPFDLDQALAAVRRALAETESPPPAPPDEASRHALLGESAPMREVFRLIGRVAASDLNVLVTGETGTGKELVARALHEESARRARPFVALNTAAIPAELLESELFGHEAGAFTGAQRRTTGRFEQAEGGTLFLDEIGDMPLALQTRLLRVLAGGEFYRVGGRELIRSNVRVIAATHQDLEEKVARGEFRADLLHRLDVVRIHLPALRERRSDIPLLAKRFLAVAARELKLPEKHFTQTALHALAKMDFPGNVRQLENLCRRLAVIAAGTSIRREDLDEAGTHAAQARAGSTLPWESALRDWADAQLADGATDLHAQARERFDRVLLDAALAAHAGHRQNAAKALGLGRNTLTRKLGSSRKSRSGRRETGGSKKR
- a CDS encoding Nitrogen regulation protein NtrB translates to MLRTNTEIDLLGQLATGVAMLDADLRVAYANPAFAERSGFAASRLLGNTLATMGPDGERLHASALRARSDADALTLRDARVSAAPGHEARLDVTFTPVATGVLVEVHPATPEASTTRVSESLRGFAHEVRNPLAAISGAAQLLEQGAGDARQRQLAQLIRDESARLAALAERLLGARGAMATRAVNVHAPLERAAELLKAEHADIAIVRDYDPSLPAWHGDPDRLLQAVLNLVRNAVEAHAQRVVLRSRAEAGWRDARGQRVPALRIEVEDDGNGVPDAIAASLFEPMVSGRPDGTGLGLALAREIAREHGGELTYQPREAGSRFVLRLPRHPRATEATP
- a CDS encoding Alpha-ketoglutarate-dependent dioxygenase AlkB, encoding MREELAPGAWVLHGFALETAEPLLAEIERISKASPFRHLVTPGGQTMSVAMTNCGAVGWFSDRRGYRYTETDPETGRPWPKMSGLFVQLARNAAREAGFDDYAPDVCLINRYEVGTRLTLHQDHDERDRRAPIVSVSLGLPATFLFGGLARREPQRRIPLEHGDVVVWGGPSRMRYHGVLPVKDSEHPLTGARRFNLTFRVAR
- a CDS encoding Protein secretion chaperonin CsaA, which encodes METITWDDFAKVELRVGRIIDARVFAEARKPAYVLQVDFGEEIGVRKSSAQITRLYAPEELIGKLVVGVVNFPKKQIGPLMSECLVTGFYDANGDVALCVPDKPVPLGAKLG
- a CDS encoding Calcium/proton antiporter; this translates as MHSDDDTQATARRNAWLDEWPLPVALAILIAGWSSKYALAANGVSNLAVGIAFVAFFVGALLAAILATRHAEHLAERFGEPYGTLMLTLSAISLEIATVVTVMLHNADNPAFGRDTMFSVVMIVLNGIIGTALLVGGLRHHEQTYNLRGAKAYLSLLIPLATLALIWPDFTVTSGVGTLSLVQKLFLLVMSLLLYAAFMVIQTRTHISFFVAEGEAMDESMGMAPAHPESQPGGAYHAVLLVAYLVLVVLLAKLFALPLDTAVARLGMPAALAGFAVAVLVLAPEGIAAIRAARANQMQRAMNIGLGTALSTIALTVPAILLVDLFLGRTAVLGLSAANMMMLVLTFFVSILTLGSGRTNAMQGLVHLLLFLAYVVLIFSP
- a CDS encoding Acetyltransferase, GNAT family, whose translation is MIRIATSADAPAICAIYNHYITTSDATFEESPLSVEEMSRRIDATTAAWPWLVAQEHDAVIGYAYASQWKPRSGYRHTVESTVYLDPARVGRGAGSALYASLFDMLRGRDAHCAIAGIALPNAASVALHEKFGFTKVAHFRENGIKFGRWIDVGYWQRLL
- a CDS encoding protoporphyrinogen IX oxidase HemJ encodes the protein MLTLWLKAFHVIGVVTWFAGLFYLPRLFVYHAEAAESAVRDRLKVMERRLLVMTHIGGALAIAFGIATLVVEPFYLHAGWLHVKLALVLLLVVYHAMLVKLTRGFAHDGCHWSSRKLRWFNEVPSMLLLAIVILAVVKPF
- a CDS encoding Glutamine synthetase type I, which encodes MTADKVLATIKSENVEFIDLRFADMRGVEHHVSFPAHAIDADTFEDGKMFDGSSITGWKGINESDMILMPDPATAFIDPFAAHKQLNIVCDVLEPSTMQAYGRDPRSIARRAEAYLKSTGVADTAFFGPEPEFFIFDSVRWQNDMGRVFYEIGSDEAAWASRYKYEEGNHGHRPGVKGGYFPVPPVDSLHDLRAEMCKVLESLGQVVEVHHHEVANAGQCEIGVKFNTLLHKADDLQTMKYVLRNVAHAAGKTVTFMAKPVVGDNGSGMHVHQSLSKDGKNLFAGELYGGLSQLALWYIGGIFKHARAINAFANSTTNSYKRLVPGFEAPVMLAYSARNRSASCRIPYVSNPKGRRIEVRFPDPMNSGYLTFTALMMAGLDGILNKTDPGAPMDKDLYDLPPEEERNIPQVCSSLDMALEALDRDRDFLKAGGVMNDDFIDAYIGVKMKEVTAYRASTHPLEYQMYYSI
- a CDS encoding acetyl-CoA C-acetyltransferase yields the protein MIPQTRRVAVVGGVRIPFCKRDTAYADLGNFGMSVEVLGALVERFGLHGVELGEVAFGAVMKHPADWNLAREALQSSGLAMTTPGFTTARACGTSLDNTILIAQKIATGQIEAGIGGGSDTTSQVPLTYSNRLQQRLLDLNRARTFGQKLRAATRGFRLRELKPQVPGVVEPRTGLSMGQHCEKMAREWKIGRAEQDQWALESHRKLAAAYDAGFFEDLVIPFRNVQRDNLLRPDTTLEKLAALKPAFDRTSGKGTLTAGNSSALSDGAAAVLLASEDWAHARKLPVLAYLTDAEVAGVDYVHGEGLLMAPTVAVPRMLRRAGLKLQDFEFYEIHEAFAAQVLCQLRAWESADYCRNRLGLDAPLGSIDPAKINVNGSSLATGHPFAATGARIVATLAKLLAQKGSGRGLISICTAGGMGVVAILERP
- a CDS encoding Acetyltransferase, GNAT family, with protein sequence MSIIIRTAKQEDIPFLVECNAAMARETEHKTLDRDVLTRGTRTVFDDPRRGFYLVAECDGEPAGCLLVTYEWSDWRNGDWWWFQSVYVTPPHRRHGVFRALYAEVERRALAAGAVGLRLYVERDNARAQRTYASLGMEEEPYRMLRRGFTDFT